A stretch of Pseudophryne corroboree isolate aPseCor3 chromosome 9, aPseCor3.hap2, whole genome shotgun sequence DNA encodes these proteins:
- the HMCES gene encoding abasic site processing protein HMCES, producing MCGRTACTLAPEEVCKACEYQDKQGQRKSPQWRDGDSDKYHPSYNKSPQSNSPVLLSLRHFQKDADSSERVLASMRWGLIPSWFTETDPSKIQYKTNNCRSDTMTQKTLYKGPLSKGRRCVVLADGFYEWRRQDSEKQPYYIYFPQIKAEQSADAKDGTDGDSWRLLTMAGLFDCWQPPNGGEPLYSYTIITVDSSKSMNWIHDRMPAILDGDEEIRKWLDFGEVPANEAFTLIRPIENITYHPVSSIVNNSRNNSPECTVAIILNRKKEPTLSASGKNMLLWLQNKSPKKEQPEGLKSPKLSQFAVSPKKTSAGLMHQWLKIEGEPSPKRPKR from the exons ATGTGTGGACGCACTGCTTGCACTCTGGCACCGGAGGAGGTCTGCAAAGCTTGTGAATATCAAGACAAGCAGGGCCAAAGGAAAAGTCCGCAGTGGAGGGACGGCGATTCGGACAAGTACCATCCATCGTATAACAAGAGTCCCCAGTCCAACAGCCCCGTCCTGCTGTCTCTGAGGCATTTTCAGAAG GATGCGGACTCTTCCGAGCGGGTTCTCGCCTCCATGCGCTGGGGTCTCATCCCCTCCTGGTTCACTGAAACAGACCCATCGAAAATACAGTATAAGACCAACAATTGCCGCAGCGATACCATGACGCAGAAGACGTTATACAAG GGGCCCCTTTCCAAAGGCAGGAGGTGTGTGGTTCTTGCAGATGGATTCTATGAGTGGAGAAGACAGGACAGCGAGAAACAGCCGTACTATATCTACTTCCCACAGATCAAAGCTGAACAG TCTGCAGATGCAAAGGACGGTACCGACGGAGATAGCTGGAGGCTGCTCACTATGGCCGGACTGTTTGATTGTTGGCAGCCGCCCAATGGGGGAGAGCCTCTCTATTCCTACACGATCATCACAGTGGATTCATCCAAGAGCATGAACTGGATTCATGACCG GATGCCGGCTATACTGGACGGCGATGAGGAAATCCGGAAGTGGCTGGACTTTGGGGAGGTTCCTGCTAATGAAGCTTTTACGCTTATTCGCCCTATTGAAAATATCACCTATCACCCTGTATCCAGTATAGTGAACAACTCTCGAAACAACAGCCCAGAATGCACTGTGGCTATTATTCTGAACAGAAAAAAG gAGCCAACTCTTAGCGccagtggtaaaaatatgttgctctGGTTACAAAATAAATCTCCAAAGAAAGAACAACCAGAAGGTCTTAAATCACCAAAACTTTCTCAGTTTGCTGTGTCGCCCAAGAAGACCAGTGCAGGATTAATGCATCAGTGGCTGAAGATAGAAGGGGAGCCCTCTCCTAAAAGGCCAAAGAGATAA